From Podospora bellae-mahoneyi strain CBS 112042 chromosome 3, whole genome shotgun sequence, the proteins below share one genomic window:
- a CDS encoding hypothetical protein (EggNog:ENOG503PSPI), producing the protein MPRQYFCWKVCLTFGCGCKEDTATHHVCDSFRTNCSSWVTYKTTNKSCSYHRRANGLDLKQQDDKEEDWSVVSEGPETPGSEEETQCQVGYQGTWEGQYLKRRAA; encoded by the coding sequence ATGCCACGCCAATACTTTTGCTGGAAAGTCTGCCTCACCTTTGGCTGCGGCTGCAAGGAAGACACGGCCACCCACCACGTGTGCGACAGTTTTCGCACAAACTGCAGCTCGTGGGTCACGTACAAGACTACCAACAAGAGCTGTTCTTATCACCGACGGGCTAATGGCCTGGATCTGAAGCAACAGgacgacaaggaggaggattggtCGGTCGTGAGCGAGGGCCCAGAGACGCCGGGGTCAGAGGAGGAGACGCAGTGTCAAGTGGGATATCAAGGGACTTGGGAAGGGCAGTAtctgaagaggagggctgCTTGA